Part of the Eleginops maclovinus isolate JMC-PN-2008 ecotype Puerto Natales chromosome 3, JC_Emac_rtc_rv5, whole genome shotgun sequence genome is shown below.
CACTTAATTTCTGATGTATTGACTTCAGAAATGCTTCTCTGTTTTGATCTTCTTCTGTCATTTTGATTCAATTGTGTTTggtaaacattaataaaaaccaTTAAATGCAAAGTGTGGTTGGTGATTATTATGATTGTGTTAAACAGGAGTAAGATGgaaatctttatttatatagttttaAACCAGAATTAAATATGTAATCATATTGATACATAAGGGAACCGGTCATGTGGGATGTTGACATTCTGTATAAACATCTATGAACATTACAGGTTATCTTTCACTTTTCTTTATTATCTGAACACAAAATGATGCAGAATCAACTGTAAGCAACCAGGCTGGGTGCATACAAGTTTTTGTGAGTCCTTTGATCTTTCTTGCACAGCAATATCAAACTGCATAACAATTAAAGGTGTGGGGAAAGGCACACGGGGATGTCTTGCCCAAGATTgtaaaccatttaaaaaacaataataatattattacaaaTAGGTTTGGGCTGTTTACTGAAAactcattttcatgtatttccTAAAGCTAATTTGTGTTCACAATGGTTTTAGGTTGTATTCTGAGATGATAATTAGGCGGTGTCAGTGTCAGAAAATGTGTGATGAACATTTCAACACTCTTATCTGTTAGGTAGGTGACACGCTTCCCCTTGGCCTTCCTTTCAACTGAACATTGACACATGTTCAAGTCACCCAAGGGGTTTTCCACATCGACCAGAGCATGCAGGATATTTTTactttgtcatttgttttgttgattaataaataattaatatacagtatttcattttattttactgtgcaaTTACACTTTAAATTCTGTTTTACATGTACGTATATAGACCCCTGCATTTATTTGGTCACTTACAACATTCCCTGAATTATTTAGCCTGTTGCTTTATTCATTTCGGAGAAGTTTATCgtttacttcatctgcactacttgcacattggtctgCAACATattctgcactattttattccaATCTATTCTACTCtgttcttcttgcactatttttatttaacttttgtatttgttttattgttttacgtcctatatatatatatatatatatccaacaactcaacatactatatatatatatatatatatagtatgttGAGTTGTTAGAGGAGCTAGGGAAGCGATTTTCATTGCCCTTTCTCAACTAtagctattgtgcatatgacaataaagcctttgaaactttgaatacaatattttaggctgaatgtgtttaaatgcaGATCCAATAACATTGCAGGCTTTCTTAAACGTAGGAAGTCAGTTTGTGTGGCATTAAAAGGATTCTGTCCCGGATTATTAAACTGTTTTGTAAGTGCCTATATGTTCAGTACATCTGTGTTGTTGaccatgttgtttttatagaaGTGCAACATTTTAGCTGTTCTCCACTGTATGTGTTATTCCACAGGAAGTCTGCAATTTAAAACGTAAAGATTCTTATATGTAACTTTCACTCTGGTAAAGCAGTCATACCTGCGTATTCAGATAAGATGCACATTTTGCAGAATTTATAATCAAACATATTGGTGAAAAACGACAATAGTTTATTGGTTATTTTTGACAACACGTTTTATTGTAAATCTTACGATCAGTCAGGGGGAATTAATCTTTTAGATGTGAACATGTATATAAAAATACAGGCATATGTGAATTagaggagacaaaaaaagaacacatgttTAACATATACAAAAGTTAAGatatcaatattttttatttaacttgttGAACCACATCAGTTGGACATCATGCAGAGAGAGactgcagctgctcctccacTTAATTAAACGTTGCTACATATTGGCGTATATTGCGTCATCGCAGTCGTTCTGTATAGGAAACAAGATTAGCGCTCTCTTCTCTCATGCATGGAAATAATGGATGAGTGAAAGAAAAAGTACATACCTCCATGTTGCCATACACATGGTCATTGGCATGAATGTCAGAGCAATTCACATCATCATATCTCTTTTTTCTgaagacagagagcagaaaacacatttaccacaTAAACACCCACAAGACTCCATGTCActttaaataactttttgtttgttatacTGAGGTGAATGACGAAAACCTTTTTGTTGTAGTATACTGAGGGAGCGTCACATCCTTGTCTTCCTTCGTAGAGCTAATATGAGGCGCTGATGTATCCTCATACTTCCCCCTGCTGGTTTAAATGTATGACGTTTCACAATTTTAACATCCACTAAAACCAATTTGAACTGCAAAATGTGTCACAGGTTATTATGCCCTATACAAATTCACAAACTGACCTTCGGCTGAGAAGATGTGGTTTGACTAAACCCCTCAACATGtcctaaatataaatatactgcTTTCTGGTGTTGCTTTACTGCTGTATTCTAAATTATAATGTacctgcattttaaaatgtgttatagcACTCTGATGAATGCTATTGTTAAATTCACAATATCTACAGAATAATTGTTCTAGGTGAAAGGAATCTTTTTCTGCATCAACTTACCATTTTTTAACAACTTTTACTGTTATTAAAATCATCACCAAAATCCCACCTGCTAACGAGGCGATGATAATATATAGATTCAGCATCTTACCTGTCCAAACAGAAACCATGTGTTGTCATTAGTCTCTTTCACAGTTTATTAATATACAGTCTTTATGAGTATGTCATGCATTTATTCCTTACTGGAAACAGGTGAAGAGAGTGTGAGGTTGGCACTGCCCATTGTGTTGTTTGCCAGACAGTAGACAACCACAGTAGATCCTAACTCTGCTATCAGAGTCCCGATGGTAACAGAGCCATGTTTCTCCACCTTGGTGTTTGGCAGGATTCTGTCATGAAGCACAAAGTAGAGCTTGCTGGGAGGCTTGGAATCcgaaatgcacacacactttaccaTATTTCCCTCTGAGGTGCAGGATGAGGCCTTTGCAATCGCAGGGGCATCTGTAAGCACAATACATGCAGTTATGAGCCATACTTTTATCATCAGTATAcagttgtatttaaataaatagtatatattttattattaacttaCACAACACATTGAACTGCACAGGGTTTGATTTTCCGCTTCCTATTGTATTGGAAGCATTGCAGTACAGGGCTCCCATGTGTCTGGAAACATTAGGCAGCGTGAAGTCATTTCCTTGATGCAGTAAGGCCCCCATTTCATTGTGCCACCAATAGATGTTGGCAGCAGGGTAAGCATCACAGGAGCATCTCAGCGGCACAGCTTCTCCCTCCTTCACTTCTGACTTGTGCTCAACCTTTACATTCACTGGAGCGTCTGCATGAAAACATACAATTCACTCTTTATGATGCCATGGCGGGAAATTCATAGGGGCAAGGTATTGGATGATTACAAATAGAAAAGATGGAAGTCATAGAAGAAGAATAATAAATTCATCCTGAAGGGGACATGAATCTCAGCAAATTTGACCGTTGttgaaacatttgatttaaaaccaCAACAGATGCCTGTACAAAAAGGCAGTCCAATTCAATATGTGTTAAGATATTTTGTCAAAGATGTTGACCTGTAGAGCCACTGATGTAGCTAAACAAGTGTATCATGCACAAAgatcagacagtcagacagaaatTGCTGTCCTACGTGTAGTCAGCACGTCACCCCAAATAG
Proteins encoded:
- the LOC134861554 gene encoding sialoadhesin-like, whose amino-acid sequence is MAPFTWTLFFACLGLKVSQTEAPSWTIKMPSSVKGLPGSCVVIPCSFEYPDPGKEVTQFIGMWLDASHQLIYHPEKSKITQQYGNRTELLGNVSKKICTLKIDPLKQGDQGPFHFRIVMPDYEKFSYQENTVSITMMSELNPIQFSVKEHVTEGQNVSASCSVSHSCRTSPPVFTWSHSGKEHVQQQEMNDGQTSETSTLKFHPTSADHNKPLQCTVTYKGGQHHKTSRILKVNHAPVNVKVEHKSEVKEGEAVPLRCSCDAYPAANIYWWHNEMGALLHQGNDFTLPNVSRHMGALYCNASNTIGSGKSNPVQFNVLYAPAIAKASSCTSEGNMVKCVCISDSKPPSKLYFVLHDRILPNTKVEKHGSVTIGTLIAELGSTVVVYCLANNTMGSANLTLSSPVSSKMLNLYIIIASLAGGILVMILITVKVVKKCRGKYEDTSAPHISSTKEDKDVTLPQYTTTKRKKRYDDVNCSDIHANDHVYGNMENDCDDAIYANM